One window from the genome of Ananas comosus cultivar F153 linkage group 13, ASM154086v1, whole genome shotgun sequence encodes:
- the LOC109719815 gene encoding 60S ribosomal protein L24-like → MVLKTELCRFSGAKIYPGKGIRFVRADSQVFLFANSKCKRYFHNRLKPAKLTWTAMYRKQHKKDIHAETVKKRRRTTKKPYSRSIVGATLEVIQKKRTEKAEVRDAAREAALREIKERIKKTKEEKKSKKAEQMAKSQKTQTKGSAPKAPKGPKLGGGGGKR, encoded by the exons GACTGAACTCTGCCGGTTCAGTGGCGCCAAGATATATCCCGGAAAGGGTATAAGATTTGTCCGAGCCGATTCCCAG gtttttctttttgctaATTCGAAATGCAAACGGTACTTCCACAATCGTCTGAAGCCTGCCAAGCTTACTTGGACAGCAATGTATCGGAAGCAACACAAAAAA GATATTCACGCTGAAACTGTCAAAAAGAGGCGCCGTACCACCAAGAAGCCATATTCGAGGTCGATTGTCGGCGCCACCCTTGAAGTTATTCAAAAGAAGAGAACCGAGAAGGCTGAAGTTCGTGATGCAGCTAGAGAAGCTGCTCTTCG TGAGATCAAGGAGCGCATAAAGAAgacgaaggaggagaagaaatcGAAGAAGGCCGAACAGATGGCGAAATCTCAGAAGACGCAGACAAAGGGTAGCGCGCCCAAGGCTCCCAAAGGCCCgaagctcggcggcggcggcgggaaaCGCTGA